Below is a window of Saccharomonospora viridis DSM 43017 DNA.
CGCACTGCGAGCGGCGGATAAACCCAAAGTGATGGAGAAAACGAGTACGACTTCCACCACGAGTACTCGTCGCTGACCGGGGTCAGTCGTGCACTCCGGATAGTTCGGTCGCTGTGGAGTGATCCAGTCTCGGACTCGAAGGGACACTGTGGCACGTTACATGAAAAAATGTTTTCGCTGGTAGTCGGCGCTATATCGGCCTCATCGAGAACCTGATTCGCGACTTTCCTTCTTTTGCAAAGGGATAAGTACTAGGGTCTTACGGTCCAAAAAATCCGAAGAAGGAGGCAAGCCTCGTGACGGCAACGTCCGATACTGAGGCCGTGAAGCCGCCGTCTGCTGCTTCGCGCCGACCGTGGTATTCCACGATCGCGCCGCGGGTCTTCTTCCCCGCCGCGGTGATCATCCTGGTCTTCGTGGCGGCCGCCGTCATCGCCCCCGACGCGATGAGCAACGTGATCGGCACTATCCAGGAACAGGTCGTCAGCTCGTTCAGCTGGTACTACATGCTGATCGTCTCGGGCTTCGTGCTGTTCTCGTTGTGGATCGGCCTGAGCCATTACGGCGACATCAAATTGGGGCCCGACGAGGAGGAACCCGAGTTCGGCCTCAAGGTATGGTTCTCGATGCTGTTCGCGGCCGGTATGGGTATCGGTCTGGTCTTCTGGGGCGTGGCCGAGCCGCTGAACCACTACGCCGGTATCCCCAACCGCGCGACCGGGATCACCCAGGACGAAAGCGGTGCGCAGGACGCGCTCGTGCAGACCTTCCTGCACTGGGGACTGCATCCGTGGGCCATCTACGTGGTCGTCGGTGTGGCCATCGCCTACGCCGTGCACCGCAAGAAGCGTCCGGTATCCATCCGGTACGCACTGGAATCGTTGATCGGCAAGCGCGTAAACGGCTGGCTCGGCGACGCCATCGACATCGCCGCGGTCGTCGGCACGTTGTTCGGCGTGGCGACTTCGCTCGGTCTGGGGGTGCTGCAGATCGGTGCGGGGCTGGACTTCCTCGACATCGTGTCCGACCCGGGCAACCTCACCTACGTGGTGCTGATCGGCGTGATCTCGCTGCTGGCCATCATCTCGGTGGTCACCGGCGTGAAGCGGGGCATCAAGTGGCTGTCCAACATCAACATGGGCCTCGCCGGCTTGATGATGCTGATCGTGCTGGCCTTCGGTCCGACGTTGTTCATCTTCAAGGACCTGGTGCAGTCGATCGGCGCGTATCTGCAGAACCTCGTGGCGATGAGCTTCAACACCACCGCGTACGAGGGTGAGGACGGCAACGCCTGGCAGGGCTTCTGGACCGCCTTCTACTGGGGTTGGTGGATCTCGTGGGCGCCCTTCGTCGGCGTGTTCATCGCGCGGATCTCGCGCGGCCGCACGGTGCGCGAGTTCGTCGCCGGTGTGCTGCTGGTCCCCACGGCCGTGACCATGCTGTGGTTCACCGTGTTCGGCGGTACCGCGCTCTACCGCGAGTTGTTCGGTGAAGGCGGTCTGGTGGGCACGGACGCCGACGGCAACCCCACGGTGGACACCGAGGCGTCGTTGTTCGCTGTGCTGGAGGCCCTGCCCGGTGGGGCGGTGCTGTGCGTGGGCGCGGTCATCCTGATCGTGCTGTTCTTCGTGACCTCGTCCGACTCCGGCTCCCTCGTGGTGACCATGCTGTCCTCCGGCGGCGATCCGGAACCGCCGAAGTGGCACCGGGTGTTCTGGGGCGTGCTGGAAGGCGCCGTCGCCGTCGCGCTGCTGTTCGCCGGCGGATTGAGCGCGCTGCAGACGGTGGCGATCCTCATCGCCTTGCCGTTCAGTGTCGTGATGCTCGGCATGTGCGCGTCGATCATCCGGGACTTCAGAGCGGAACGTGCGGCGATGCTCCGGGCGCAACGCAAGCTGCAACGTGAGCAGCTCACGGAGCACGTCACGAACAGTCTGATCGACGAGGGGTTGGTGGACCCCAACGGCGCGAACGGGTCGGGGGACGTCGAGCGGGGCGGGGCGACCGTGTCGCCCTGATCGACGTTCATCGTGGCGTGTGTGCGGCGTCTTCCGTCCGGAAGACGCCGCACACGTGTTCTCAGGACCGTTCGTCGAAGCGGTTCAGAAACGGGCAGCCGACGAGCTTGCGCAGTTCCACGGCCAGTTGGGGCGGGTTCTCCACCGGTCGGGAGAACGCCAGTCGGACGTCGTGGTCGTCGTCGGCGGTCTCGACCCGGAGTCGGATGCCGCAGCGGTCGACGCCGAGGGGGCGGATCCGGCCGCCGCACAGCTCTTCCGGCAGGTGCCGGGACAATTGTTCGACGACGTCGGTGTGCTTGTGCTCCAGGTGCTGCAACCAGCGGCCCTCGTACTCGCACAGTGGGTCGGCCACGGCCGCGTCGAAGGTGACCGGGCTGAGTGAGTGGGTGCCCTCGCTGTCGGAGAGGACCACCGAGGCGGGCGTGAAACGCAGCATGGACAGGCCGTGTCCGAGGTCGAGCAGCCGCGGGTCCGGTTCGGTGACGGAGTCCGCGATGGTCAGCGCCCTGGCGCGAGCGGTTCGGTCGTCGAGTCCTCGGAGCCAGCCGGTCAGCCACAGCAGGCCGCGGACGGGCTGCCGCAGGGGCACGGGTGCCTCGTCGATGATCTCGAGGGTGACGGCCAGTTCGGCCGTGGCGTTCCCCTGCACGCCCGCGGCCAGGGGGTCGTCGGTGGGGAGGACGACGCTGAGGTCGTCGCCCGCGTGCAGGTGCCACAGTACGGGGGTGGTCCGGTCGGACTGGGTGCGGTGGCCGAGCGCGGGCAGCAGACTGGCGGGACCCCCGCGGACGGCGATGGACTTCGCTCGTTCCGCGGGGCGGGGGGTCGGGGGACGACGGGGGACGGGTTCGCTCACGACACACCTCCTG
It encodes the following:
- a CDS encoding BCCT family transporter, giving the protein MTATSDTEAVKPPSAASRRPWYSTIAPRVFFPAAVIILVFVAAAVIAPDAMSNVIGTIQEQVVSSFSWYYMLIVSGFVLFSLWIGLSHYGDIKLGPDEEEPEFGLKVWFSMLFAAGMGIGLVFWGVAEPLNHYAGIPNRATGITQDESGAQDALVQTFLHWGLHPWAIYVVVGVAIAYAVHRKKRPVSIRYALESLIGKRVNGWLGDAIDIAAVVGTLFGVATSLGLGVLQIGAGLDFLDIVSDPGNLTYVVLIGVISLLAIISVVTGVKRGIKWLSNINMGLAGLMMLIVLAFGPTLFIFKDLVQSIGAYLQNLVAMSFNTTAYEGEDGNAWQGFWTAFYWGWWISWAPFVGVFIARISRGRTVREFVAGVLLVPTAVTMLWFTVFGGTALYRELFGEGGLVGTDADGNPTVDTEASLFAVLEALPGGAVLCVGAVILIVLFFVTSSDSGSLVVTMLSSGGDPEPPKWHRVFWGVLEGAVAVALLFAGGLSALQTVAILIALPFSVVMLGMCASIIRDFRAERAAMLRAQRKLQREQLTEHVTNSLIDEGLVDPNGANGSGDVERGGATVSP
- a CDS encoding DUF2470 domain-containing protein; protein product: MSEPVPRRPPTPRPAERAKSIAVRGGPASLLPALGHRTQSDRTTPVLWHLHAGDDLSVVLPTDDPLAAGVQGNATAELAVTLEIIDEAPVPLRQPVRGLLWLTGWLRGLDDRTARARALTIADSVTEPDPRLLDLGHGLSMLRFTPASVVLSDSEGTHSLSPVTFDAAVADPLCEYEGRWLQHLEHKHTDVVEQLSRHLPEELCGGRIRPLGVDRCGIRLRVETADDDHDVRLAFSRPVENPPQLAVELRKLVGCPFLNRFDERS